From a single Clostridium isatidis genomic region:
- a CDS encoding CCA tRNA nucleotidyltransferase: protein MRIFIPEDVNFIIDKFYKNNFDAFIVGGCLRDLLLNINPKDYDITTSAKPEDTISLFSKTIPTGIKHGTVTVVINNNNYEVTTFRTEGDYLDNRHPSRVDFVTDIKDDLSRRDFTVNALAYNDKLGLIDYFNGIDDLNNKIIRCVGDADKRFKEDALRMLRAIRFSCQLEFEIERKTYRAIINNADLIKNISKERIRDELCKILISRAPSKGIKLLQKTGLLEFIIPELNLLVNYSPLSIKHNRDVFGHTLKVIDNIKNNNLILMLSALLHDVGKLNTLTLEADGIYRFPKHNIEGSIMSKRILKDLKFDNYTVNSVSKLIEHHLVLKVNYMPTRYEIKKYLLEIGENLIYLLFELQKADIKALDNPAPFIKKVDYIRDTVSDILSNEEPLYIKDLNINGEDLIKFFNIPRCKLIGDILNYLLDETLKNPNLNNKESLLNLSKTFLDSKKPDC from the coding sequence ATGAGAATTTTTATACCAGAGGATGTAAACTTTATAATTGATAAATTTTATAAAAATAATTTTGATGCTTTTATTGTAGGAGGATGCCTCCGTGACCTTCTTCTTAATATAAATCCTAAAGACTATGATATTACAACATCTGCTAAACCAGAAGATACTATTTCTTTATTTAGCAAAACTATTCCAACAGGAATTAAACATGGTACTGTAACTGTTGTTATAAATAATAATAACTATGAAGTTACTACCTTTAGAACTGAAGGGGATTATTTAGATAACAGGCATCCATCAAGGGTTGATTTTGTAACTGATATAAAAGATGACTTATCAAGAAGGGATTTTACCGTAAATGCCTTAGCCTATAATGATAAGTTAGGCCTAATTGACTATTTTAATGGAATTGACGACCTTAATAATAAAATTATAAGATGTGTTGGAGATGCAGATAAACGCTTTAAGGAAGATGCCTTAAGAATGTTAAGAGCAATTAGATTTAGCTGCCAGCTAGAATTTGAAATTGAAAGAAAAACCTATAGAGCCATTATTAATAATGCTGACTTAATAAAAAATATAAGTAAAGAAAGAATTAGAGATGAGCTTTGCAAAATACTTATATCTAGAGCTCCATCTAAAGGAATAAAATTGCTACAAAAAACTGGACTTCTAGAATTTATTATTCCTGAATTAAATTTATTAGTTAATTATAGTCCTTTAAGTATTAAGCATAATAGAGATGTATTTGGTCATACTCTTAAGGTGATAGATAATATAAAAAATAATAACCTTATTCTGATGCTTTCGGCATTGCTTCATGATGTTGGAAAGCTAAACACTTTAACATTAGAAGCTGATGGAATTTATAGGTTTCCAAAGCATAATATTGAAGGCTCTATAATGTCAAAAAGAATTTTAAAAGATTTAAAATTTGATAATTATACAGTAAATTCTGTTTCTAAGCTTATAGAACATCACCTTGTTTTAAAAGTAAATTATATGCCTACAAGGTATGAAATAAAAAAATATTTATTAGAAATAGGTGAGAACTTAATATATTTATTATTTGAACTTCAAAAAGCGGATATAAAGGCTCTAGATAATCCAGCTCCTTTTATAAAGAAGGTTGATTATATTAGGGATACTGTTTCTGATATACTTTCTAATGAAGAACCTCTATATATTAAAGATTTAAATATTAATGGTGAAGATTTAATAAAGTTTTTTAATATTCCTAGATGTAAATTAATTGGTGATATTCTTAATTATTTATTAGATGAAACGTTGAAAAATCCTAATTTAAATAATAAGGAAAGTTTATTAAACTTATCTAAAACTTTCTTAGATAGTAAAAAACCAGACTGCTAA
- the addB gene encoding helicase-exonuclease AddAB subunit AddB codes for MGIRFIFGRAGTGKTSFCLNQIKNKLKNDKNNKLILLVPEQYTFDTEKKFLDIVTERGLLRAEVISFKRMANIVFETCGGRSNIRMNTSGKNMLIYKILKESLKELKYFNRVAKQQGFAGIISEMLTEFKKYNISKEMLELKEDEIQDENLRNKIEDLKLIYSKFNNFIEDKFIDSDDDLTLLANKLVNCNIYDGAEIWIDEFTTFTPQQLEVIKILAKKAENINITLCSDSLEINNDKDQTDVFDVIRNTESSIIKIMKENNIPYLEPINLNKGTPYRFKNSGELAHLERHFFNYPFKEYKGKNNNVRIYKANNSYDEIEVIAKNILKLVRDEGYRFRDIAVVCRNIENYEKLSSVIFQEYNIPYFIDKKREILNNPLVILIISALEIIGSNWSYESVFKYLKSGLINIEKEYIDILENYILANGIKGYKWTKDLYDREDITEEENLILEIMDEIRTPIINLQNKVKGKKDIKTIATSLYEFLLELDIFNTLDKWLDRFNELGMQDKIKEYDQVPKMVIEILDQIVEVLGEEVVELKEFTKILISGFEEKEIGIIPMSIDQVNIGDISRVKGRNIKVLFIIGVNDGIIPSANKEEGIISDKERDILRDIGIKLASDTKTRAFEEQFIIYTGLTIPSDKLMLTYPMADFEGKSLRPSIIIPRLKRIFPNIIEESELYNIEEEKDSFNKITAPVPTFNELISALRMEFEREKVDEYWAETYKWFEENEEFKEKSKIIFKGLTYTNLVEKVPREKIKRLYQSGNKLIFSVSRIEKYAQCPFSYYVAYGLKAKDRKVYEFTAPDLGSFMHGILDDFTNRVREEKIAWSELDKKKCSEIVNEIVDKKLQEDSNSILNSTKKYQYFANRFKKTITKSVIVLTEQMKKGKFEVFKNEFSFGSFQDGEPIKIELPSKETVYLVGRVDRIDTLDLDGNTYIKVIDYKTGRKEFDLTEVYYGLQVQLLVYLDALIKNSKYILEKQAMPGAILYFRIDDPIIKSNKKLSEEEIKENILKELKMSGLVIKDIDVVKSIDKDIEKYSVIIPAAIKKDGNFSSTSSVVTEEQFELLRKYVNEKIASLCEEMLSGEILMEPAKTGKITFCSYCDYSSICQFDTGIENNKYKLILKKNKDEVWSLMEKAIKEKGGER; via the coding sequence ATGGGAATAAGATTTATTTTTGGAAGAGCGGGAACAGGTAAAACTAGCTTTTGCTTAAATCAAATAAAAAATAAACTAAAGAATGATAAAAACAATAAATTAATATTACTGGTTCCAGAACAATATACCTTTGATACAGAAAAAAAGTTTTTAGATATAGTTACAGAAAGAGGTCTTTTAAGGGCGGAAGTAATAAGCTTTAAAAGAATGGCTAATATTGTTTTTGAAACTTGTGGCGGAAGAAGTAATATAAGAATGAATACTTCTGGGAAAAATATGCTTATATACAAAATATTAAAAGAAAGCTTAAAGGAACTTAAATATTTTAATAGGGTAGCCAAGCAGCAAGGTTTTGCAGGAATAATATCTGAAATGCTGACTGAATTTAAAAAATATAATATTTCCAAGGAAATGTTAGAGTTAAAAGAAGATGAAATACAGGATGAAAATTTAAGAAATAAAATAGAAGATCTTAAGCTTATATATAGCAAGTTCAATAATTTTATAGAAGATAAATTTATAGATTCAGATGATGATTTAACCTTATTAGCAAATAAATTAGTAAATTGTAATATATATGATGGAGCAGAAATATGGATAGATGAATTTACAACCTTTACTCCACAGCAATTAGAGGTAATTAAAATTCTAGCTAAAAAGGCAGAAAACATAAATATAACCCTATGTAGTGATAGCTTAGAAATTAATAATGATAAGGACCAAACTGATGTATTTGATGTAATAAGGAATACGGAAAGTTCAATTATTAAAATTATGAAAGAAAACAATATCCCTTATTTAGAACCTATAAATCTTAATAAAGGAACTCCTTATAGATTTAAAAATAGTGGAGAATTAGCACATTTAGAAAGGCACTTTTTCAATTATCCATTTAAAGAATATAAGGGAAAGAATAATAATGTAAGAATTTATAAAGCAAATAACAGCTATGATGAAATAGAGGTTATAGCAAAGAATATATTAAAATTAGTTAGAGATGAGGGCTATAGATTTAGAGATATAGCAGTTGTATGTAGGAACATAGAAAATTATGAAAAATTATCTTCGGTAATCTTCCAGGAATATAATATACCTTATTTTATAGATAAAAAAAGAGAGATATTAAATAATCCTTTAGTAATATTAATAATATCAGCTCTAGAAATAATAGGAAGTAACTGGTCTTACGAAAGCGTATTTAAGTATCTAAAAAGCGGTTTGATAAATATAGAAAAAGAATATATAGACATACTAGAAAATTATATTTTAGCTAATGGAATTAAGGGATATAAGTGGACTAAAGATTTATACGATAGAGAAGATATAACAGAAGAAGAAAATCTAATATTAGAAATAATGGACGAAATAAGAACTCCAATAATAAATCTTCAAAATAAGGTAAAGGGAAAAAAAGATATAAAAACTATTGCTACAAGCTTATATGAATTTTTATTAGAATTAGATATTTTTAATACATTAGATAAATGGTTAGATAGATTTAATGAGCTTGGAATGCAAGATAAGATAAAGGAATATGATCAGGTGCCTAAGATGGTTATTGAAATACTTGATCAAATAGTAGAAGTTTTAGGAGAAGAAGTTGTAGAGTTAAAGGAATTTACTAAAATACTTATTTCAGGTTTTGAGGAAAAGGAAATAGGTATTATACCAATGTCTATCGACCAAGTAAATATAGGAGATATTTCCCGTGTTAAGGGAAGAAATATAAAAGTTCTATTTATAATTGGAGTAAATGATGGAATAATTCCTTCCGCAAATAAAGAAGAGGGAATTATATCAGATAAAGAAAGGGATATTTTAAGGGATATTGGAATAAAACTGGCTTCAGATACAAAAACAAGAGCTTTTGAAGAGCAATTTATAATATACACAGGATTAACAATACCTTCAGATAAGCTTATGTTAACTTATCCAATGGCAGACTTTGAAGGAAAATCCTTAAGACCTTCAATAATTATTCCAAGACTTAAAAGAATATTTCCTAATATCATAGAAGAAAGTGAATTATATAATATTGAAGAGGAAAAGGATAGCTTTAATAAAATAACAGCACCAGTTCCAACCTTTAATGAGCTTATAAGTGCTTTAAGAATGGAATTTGAAAGGGAAAAGGTTGATGAGTATTGGGCAGAAACATATAAGTGGTTTGAAGAAAATGAAGAATTTAAAGAAAAGTCAAAGATAATATTTAAAGGGCTAACTTATACAAATTTAGTAGAAAAGGTACCAAGGGAGAAAATAAAAAGGCTTTATCAATCAGGAAATAAATTAATATTTAGTGTATCAAGAATAGAAAAATATGCCCAATGTCCTTTTTCATACTATGTTGCTTATGGATTAAAGGCTAAGGATAGAAAGGTTTATGAATTTACTGCTCCTGATCTAGGTTCCTTTATGCATGGTATTTTAGATGACTTTACAAATAGAGTAAGGGAAGAAAAAATAGCTTGGTCAGAATTAGATAAGAAAAAATGCAGCGAGATAGTTAATGAAATTGTAGATAAAAAACTTCAAGAAGATTCTAATTCAATATTAAATAGCACAAAAAAATATCAATATTTTGCTAATAGATTTAAAAAAACAATTACAAAGTCAGTAATAGTACTAACAGAACAAATGAAAAAGGGTAAATTTGAAGTTTTTAAAAATGAGTTTTCCTTTGGAAGTTTTCAAGATGGAGAACCAATAAAGATAGAATTACCATCAAAGGAGACAGTATATCTAGTTGGTAGAGTAGATAGAATTGATACCTTAGATTTAGATGGAAATACCTATATTAAAGTAATAGACTATAAAACAGGTAGAAAAGAATTTGACTTAACAGAAGTTTATTATGGACTACAGGTTCAGCTTTTAGTTTATTTAGATGCTCTAATAAAAAATTCTAAGTATATATTAGAAAAACAAGCAATGCCAGGAGCAATATTATACTTTAGAATAGATGATCCAATAATTAAATCAAATAAGAAGTTATCTGAAGAAGAAATAAAAGAAAACATATTAAAAGAATTAAAAATGAGTGGGTTGGTAATTAAAGATATAGATGTAGTTAAGTCTATAGATAAAGATATTGAAAAGTATTCGGTAATAATACCTGCAGCTATAAAGAAGGATGGAAACTTTTCATCTACAAGCTCTGTTGTAACAGAAGAACAATTTGAGTTGTTAAGAAAATATGTAAATGAGAAAATTGCCAGCCTTTGTGAAGAGATGTTAAGTGGAGAAATATTAATGGAACCAGCAAAAACAGGAAAGATAACTTTCTGTTCTTATTGCGATTATTCATCTATATGTCAGTTTGATACTGGAATAGAAAATAATAAATATAAACTTATATTGAAGAAGAATAAGGATGAAGTATGGAGTCTTATGGAAAAGGCAATTAAGGAGAAGGGAGGAGAGAGATAG
- a CDS encoding ROK family protein, giving the protein MEKKYVVGVDLGGTKIYTALVNLDGQIIEEITIKTEAEKGEKVVLDNILKTIDKVLENVDRKEVKAIGIGSPGPLDIEKGLIVYTPNLPFKNFELVKPIKERYNIPTYLDNDANVATLSEFMFGAGKGSKNMVYVTVSTGVGGGAILNGNIYRGSTANALEIGHITVMKGGPRCGCGNTGCVEALASGTAIMKRAKEALDSKVETSLRNYDNVTAKEVFIEAERGDKVSKEILNDALSYLGIGIANIANSFDPDKIIIGGGVSEAGKIVFDKIDEEMQRRCLTTIYNHCKVEKALLGGKAGVLGAAALAILESK; this is encoded by the coding sequence ATGGAAAAGAAATATGTGGTTGGTGTTGATTTAGGAGGAACTAAAATATACACTGCATTAGTAAACTTGGATGGACAAATTATAGAAGAAATCACAATAAAAACAGAAGCTGAAAAAGGTGAAAAAGTAGTATTAGATAATATTTTAAAAACAATAGATAAGGTATTAGAAAACGTAGATAGAAAAGAAGTAAAGGCTATAGGTATTGGCTCTCCAGGACCTTTAGATATTGAAAAGGGATTAATAGTTTATACGCCAAATTTACCATTTAAGAATTTTGAATTAGTAAAGCCAATAAAGGAAAGATATAATATTCCTACTTATTTAGATAATGATGCTAATGTAGCAACTTTAAGTGAGTTTATGTTCGGAGCTGGAAAAGGAAGTAAGAACATGGTTTATGTTACAGTAAGCACAGGTGTAGGTGGAGGTGCAATATTAAATGGTAACATATATAGAGGAAGTACAGCAAATGCATTAGAAATTGGACATATAACAGTAATGAAGGGTGGTCCAAGATGTGGATGTGGTAATACAGGCTGTGTTGAAGCTCTAGCATCAGGAACAGCTATAATGAAAAGAGCAAAAGAAGCTTTGGATAGTAAAGTTGAAACTTCATTAAGAAATTATGATAATGTTACTGCTAAGGAAGTATTCATAGAAGCAGAAAGAGGAGATAAGGTTTCAAAAGAGATATTAAATGATGCATTATCATATTTAGGAATAGGAATTGCCAATATAGCAAACTCCTTTGACCCAGATAAAATAATTATTGGAGGAGGAGTAAGTGAAGCAGGAAAAATAGTTTTTGATAAAATTGATGAAGAAATGCAAAGAAGATGCTTAACTACAATATATAATCATTGTAAAGTTGAAAAGGCCTTATTAGGGGGAAAAGCTGGGGTTTTAGGTGCAGCAGCATTAGCAATATTAGAAAGTAAATAA
- the addA gene encoding helicase-exonuclease AddAB subunit AddA: MGATKWTEDQLKAIETRGCNLLVAAAAGSGKTAVLVERIIRIITNEENSVDIDRLLVVTFTSAAAAEMRERIAAAVSKELEKNPNSKLMQKQLTLLSRANITTMHSFCLDVIKNNYHTIDLDPTFRISDETENTLLMLEIINDMFEDYYEKEDMKFRNLIEAFSDSRDDQRLKDIVLDLYKFSMSGPWPEKWLYENAEKFNINSMEELNNSVWINILRTNMKIEIEGFIKILERAISIIRATDGLEPYEETFMEDLEMFKELYYSLDKGLDEIYKASTNINFGRLKVVKKDKVSDVNSQNLVKSIRDDIKKKLSKLINDNFSMEPQDILSGIKNSYPFIKKLTELTLEFMRRFQERKRERNILDFNDLEHLCLKILTNLDEEGNVLPSKVAEDFREFFDEVLVDEYQDSNNVQEAIIELVSRKNLDNPNVFMVGDVKQSIYRFRQAKPELFLDKYNSYPLKEGEKNRKIQLYKNFRSRKEVIEGVNYIFKEVMSKVVGEIEYTDEEVLNLGANYKEAENENIIVGGPIELHILDKSGQYKEELEPKEEVQDNREDDAEEDVDAIALEARIVAKRIKELISGTGDKSFKVYDKNLDEYRPLKYKDIVILLRTTKNWSEVFLEELGTDGIPVYADTGTGYFETIEIRTMMSLLQVIDNPRQDIPIIAVLRSPIVGFTAEELSDIRLLDKDKYFYEIIKEVSEGYYDVSERLKEKCNNFIKNLEKWRERSIYTPIDEFIWYLYMDTAYFGYVAAMPNGKLRQANLKILFQRAKQFEETSFKGLFNFINFINKLRHSSGDMGSAKILGEHEDVVRIMSIHKSKGLEFPVVFTSGFGKQFNLQDLRKSILYHDELGFGPDYVDLENRLSYSTIAKEAIKKKVLFETLSEEMRILYVAFTRAREKLIITGSVKNLESSLKAWLSAASMDEKIIPAAEVLKGKSYLDWVGMAITKHRDGEKLRNGELIENIIDDSSSWDVYMWTKNDLSVDKNNSDVDENKKNDLFINRNVAHINKEIKRRLDYKYKYEKTFSLPSNISVSDLKRALYDSEDDEVRTLNAFKEKEVIKPKFLQEKRGLSSAERGTVAHFIMQKLDLNYVETEGEIKAQIDKMKEKKLLNEEEIKAVEKINFAHFFKSSLGKRLIKSYKEGRLVKRELPFYTEISSLELESDLPEETYKDEKIRLQGIIDCFFEEEDGIVLFDYKTDYVERGNEEKILDKYKMQIKYYKKALEKITNKQVKECYLYLFGINKEVEMKL, encoded by the coding sequence ATGGGAGCAACAAAATGGACTGAGGATCAGTTAAAGGCAATAGAAACGAGAGGATGTAATTTATTAGTTGCAGCAGCAGCAGGTTCAGGGAAAACAGCAGTTTTAGTTGAAAGAATAATAAGAATAATAACTAATGAAGAAAATTCAGTTGATATAGATAGATTATTAGTTGTTACTTTTACATCAGCAGCTGCTGCTGAGATGAGGGAAAGAATAGCAGCTGCCGTATCAAAGGAACTAGAGAAAAATCCCAACTCTAAGCTAATGCAAAAGCAATTGACCCTTTTAAGCAGGGCTAATATTACTACAATGCATTCCTTTTGTTTAGATGTTATAAAAAATAATTATCACACCATAGATTTAGATCCAACTTTTAGAATATCAGATGAAACAGAAAATACATTATTAATGCTTGAAATAATAAATGATATGTTTGAGGATTACTATGAAAAAGAGGATATGAAATTTAGAAATTTAATAGAAGCTTTTAGTGATTCTAGGGATGATCAAAGGTTAAAAGACATAGTTTTAGATTTATATAAATTTTCTATGAGTGGACCATGGCCAGAAAAGTGGCTTTATGAAAATGCAGAAAAATTTAATATAAATTCAATGGAAGAACTAAATAATTCTGTTTGGATAAATATATTAAGAACCAATATGAAAATAGAGATTGAAGGTTTTATAAAGATTTTAGAAAGGGCTATAAGCATAATAAGGGCTACAGATGGACTAGAGCCTTATGAAGAGACCTTTATGGAAGATTTGGAAATGTTTAAGGAATTATATTACTCTCTAGATAAGGGATTAGATGAAATTTATAAAGCTTCAACCAATATAAATTTTGGAAGATTAAAGGTTGTAAAAAAGGATAAGGTTTCGGATGTAAATAGTCAAAACTTAGTTAAATCAATAAGAGATGATATAAAGAAAAAACTATCTAAGCTAATAAATGATAATTTTTCAATGGAGCCTCAAGATATATTAAGTGGAATAAAAAATTCCTATCCATTTATTAAGAAATTAACTGAATTAACCCTAGAATTTATGAGAAGATTCCAGGAAAGGAAAAGAGAGAGAAATATATTAGATTTTAACGACTTAGAACATCTTTGCTTAAAGATTTTAACTAATCTTGATGAAGAGGGTAATGTACTTCCATCAAAGGTAGCTGAAGATTTTAGGGAGTTTTTTGATGAAGTTTTAGTAGATGAATATCAAGATTCAAATAATGTGCAAGAAGCAATAATTGAATTAGTTTCACGAAAAAATCTAGACAATCCGAATGTATTTATGGTTGGAGATGTAAAGCAAAGTATTTATAGATTTAGACAGGCAAAGCCGGAATTATTTTTAGATAAGTATAATAGTTATCCTTTAAAAGAAGGAGAAAAAAATAGAAAAATTCAACTTTATAAGAACTTTAGAAGTAGAAAAGAAGTTATAGAGGGTGTTAACTATATTTTTAAGGAAGTAATGTCTAAAGTAGTTGGAGAAATTGAGTATACAGATGAGGAAGTATTAAACCTTGGCGCTAATTATAAGGAAGCAGAGAATGAAAATATTATTGTAGGAGGACCAATAGAACTTCATATATTAGATAAATCTGGTCAATATAAAGAAGAGCTAGAGCCTAAGGAAGAAGTTCAGGACAACAGAGAAGATGATGCAGAAGAGGATGTAGATGCGATTGCTTTGGAAGCGAGAATTGTTGCAAAAAGAATAAAGGAGTTAATCAGCGGTACTGGTGATAAAAGTTTTAAGGTGTATGACAAAAATTTAGATGAGTATAGGCCTTTAAAATATAAGGATATAGTTATATTGTTAAGAACTACAAAGAATTGGTCTGAAGTATTTTTAGAGGAATTAGGGACTGATGGGATACCAGTTTATGCAGATACGGGAACTGGATATTTTGAAACGATAGAAATAAGAACAATGATGTCCCTTCTTCAAGTAATAGATAATCCAAGACAGGATATACCTATTATAGCTGTTTTAAGATCTCCAATTGTAGGTTTTACTGCTGAAGAATTAAGTGATATAAGGCTTTTAGATAAGGATAAATATTTCTATGAAATTATAAAGGAAGTTTCAGAAGGATATTATGACGTTTCTGAAAGATTAAAAGAAAAGTGCAATAACTTTATAAAGAATTTAGAAAAGTGGAGAGAAAGATCAATATATACTCCTATAGACGAATTTATATGGTATTTATATATGGATACTGCTTATTTTGGATATGTTGCTGCAATGCCTAATGGAAAACTAAGGCAGGCAAATTTAAAAATACTATTTCAGAGGGCAAAACAGTTTGAAGAAACTAGCTTTAAGGGATTATTTAATTTCATTAATTTTATAAATAAGCTAAGACATTCTTCTGGAGATATGGGTAGTGCAAAAATTTTGGGAGAGCATGAAGATGTAGTAAGGATAATGAGCATACATAAGAGTAAGGGACTGGAGTTTCCTGTTGTATTTACTTCAGGTTTTGGAAAACAGTTTAATCTACAAGACTTAAGAAAATCAATTTTATATCATGATGAATTAGGTTTTGGTCCTGATTATGTAGATTTAGAAAATAGATTATCTTATAGTACTATTGCAAAAGAAGCAATAAAGAAAAAAGTTCTTTTTGAAACTTTATCGGAGGAAATGAGAATTCTATATGTTGCCTTTACAAGAGCAAGGGAAAAACTTATTATAACAGGATCTGTTAAAAATTTAGAGAGTTCCCTTAAGGCTTGGTTATCAGCAGCTTCTATGGATGAGAAGATTATACCTGCTGCTGAAGTTCTTAAAGGAAAAAGCTATTTAGATTGGGTTGGTATGGCTATAACAAAACATAGAGATGGCGAAAAACTTAGAAATGGGGAATTAATTGAAAATATAATTGATGATTCATCAAGTTGGGATGTCTATATGTGGACTAAAAATGATTTATCTGTGGATAAAAATAATTCTGATGTGGATGAAAATAAAAAAAATGATTTATTTATTAATAGAAATGTAGCACATATAAATAAAGAAATAAAGAGAAGGCTTGATTACAAATATAAATATGAAAAAACATTTTCTCTTCCAAGCAATATATCTGTTTCTGATCTAAAGAGAGCTCTATATGATAGTGAGGATGATGAAGTTAGAACCTTAAATGCCTTTAAGGAAAAGGAAGTTATTAAGCCTAAGTTTTTACAAGAGAAAAGGGGTTTATCTTCTGCAGAGAGGGGAACAGTTGCCCATTTCATAATGCAGAAATTAGATTTAAATTATGTTGAAACAGAAGGGGAAATAAAAGCTCAAATAGATAAAATGAAGGAAAAGAAATTATTAAACGAAGAAGAAATAAAGGCTGTGGAAAAAATAAATTTTGCACACTTCTTTAAAAGTAGCTTAGGAAAGAGGTTAATTAAGTCTTATAAAGAAGGAAGATTAGTAAAAAGAGAATTACCTTTTTATACAGAAATAAGTTCTTTAGAATTAGAGTCAGACCTTCCCGAAGAAACTTATAAAGATGAAAAAATAAGACTTCAAGGAATAATAGATTGCTTTTTTGAAGAAGAAGATGGAATTGTCCTATTTGATTATAAAACAGATTATGTGGAAAGAGGAAATGAAGAAAAGATATTAGATAAATATAAGATGCAAATAAAATATTATAAGAAGGCCTTAGAAAAGATAACAAATAAACAGGTTAAAGAGTGTTACTTATACCTCTTTGGAATAAACAAAGAAGTAGAAATGAAGCTATAA
- a CDS encoding L,D-transpeptidase: MFKHKKHKGNFSFFKFLSITFSLFLALFISNLFLNVKYNKTLEEFYVFFNNSKFEEAKETLDNNMITSLKSNKLQDDLSNYFTKIIAKICNALKNEEITKNQATIILSEIKKYNILNSSLDKLIAALNPEMIETNSNINSEVKLETTEKYLELGINCYNSEDYSKAFEYFNLVFNSSNSEDEKSIAKDYIEKCKTKYKNYLLNEADKLAANKYYTNAINLLSQHDTKLIEENDSDISNKISSLKLFREEYDSEADIYTSSAILEAITINNINTLSISSNTNYLIYLNLNEQKTYIYEGNTDNWSLIKSFISSTGVEGKETPKGIFSVINRGEWFFSPEFNQGAKYWVQFMGDYLFHSVPFDESQSTIVDNTLGKPASHGCIRLSVEDAKWLYDNIPNGTKIIIN; the protein is encoded by the coding sequence ATGTTTAAACATAAAAAACACAAAGGAAACTTTTCCTTTTTTAAGTTTCTTTCTATTACTTTTTCATTATTCTTGGCACTTTTTATAAGTAATTTATTCTTAAATGTTAAATATAATAAAACTCTTGAGGAATTCTATGTTTTCTTTAATAATTCTAAATTTGAAGAAGCTAAAGAAACCTTAGATAATAATATGATTACTTCATTAAAATCAAATAAATTACAAGATGATTTAAGTAATTATTTTACTAAAATTATTGCAAAAATATGCAATGCTTTAAAAAATGAAGAAATCACTAAAAATCAAGCCACCATTATTTTAAGTGAAATAAAAAAATATAATATTTTAAATTCTTCCTTAGATAAATTAATAGCAGCATTAAACCCAGAAATGATTGAAACAAACTCAAATATTAACTCTGAGGTAAAGCTTGAAACAACAGAAAAGTATTTAGAACTTGGAATTAACTGCTATAATTCAGAAGATTATTCTAAAGCTTTTGAATACTTCAATTTAGTCTTTAATTCTTCTAACTCTGAAGATGAAAAATCGATTGCTAAAGATTATATTGAAAAATGTAAAACTAAATATAAAAATTACTTGCTAAATGAAGCAGACAAATTAGCTGCAAACAAATATTATACAAATGCAATTAACCTTCTATCCCAACATGACACTAAGCTAATAGAAGAAAACGATTCTGATATATCTAATAAAATATCCTCATTGAAACTATTTAGGGAAGAATATGATTCTGAAGCAGATATATATACTTCTAGCGCAATTTTAGAAGCTATTACCATAAACAATATAAATACATTATCTATTAGCAGCAATACCAACTATCTTATTTACTTAAACTTAAATGAGCAGAAAACTTATATTTATGAAGGTAATACAGATAATTGGTCCTTAATAAAAAGCTTTATTTCTTCTACTGGAGTAGAAGGAAAGGAAACTCCAAAAGGTATTTTTTCAGTAATAAATAGAGGAGAGTGGTTTTTCTCTCCTGAATTTAATCAAGGAGCTAAGTATTGGGTTCAATTTATGGGAGATTACCTATTTCATTCTGTTCCCTTTGATGAAAGTCAAAGCACAATAGTAGATAACACCTTAGGGAAACCTGCTTCTCATGGTTGTATAAGACTTAGTGTAGAAGACGCTAAATGGCTTTATGACAATATTCCTAATGGAACTAAAATAATAATTAACTAA